gaaggccacagaagcaaggggggttgttctttgactaatctgattggcttattcaaaagggctattaccaataattggctggagagctgttgccagatcagatgaggtaagaggtcattttgaccccatttcccaggggaccgaatcaaaacatacgtatatgggtaattgttcaggaactgagtacgtgcatatgtagctgttaggtccttgcttcccaggggaggaggggaagcactatggcatggaggctgagaggattcagaattgtcagaaatggcttcagaattgtcttaaagtcttacatacTTATACTTTGGCtagtagatttccatatctcaaaacaaactgatAGAAGCTTCTGACAATACAGTGtaataatagtcaaagaacaaccccccttgcttctatGGCCttctttaaaagtagcctgtgccagctattcgaggtctctcagctttccaaatgctgagggaccctgtcatgacagaattaataaaatcctcatgcttttgcatcggctgtggtgtgtgaggtggtctctgggggcgactcctcctcctcctcggtgtttggacgctagagtccaacaagtataggaagaaataaagatgcAGCGAGGGACGGCACTTCAGTTCACTGGGACTGAGCTCCCTGCATCCTCAGAGGCTAAGATCATTCTCTATGcgtctgagtcttcatttcacgAACTCACGTGAAGTCACATACCTGCGCTGAAATATTTCTGACAAGGACAAgctagaaaaaatgaaaatcttttttcttctatgtcctttcATGTGGGCTGCTAACAGAAGGTATGGTACAGATTTAAAATTCATCTTCTgccgggcagtgttggcacacacctttaatcgcagaaCTCAGGAGGATCGCTGAGAATtggaggtgagcctggtctatagagctagttccaggacagccaggactgttacacaggaaaaccccgtgtcaaaaaaaaaaaaaaaaggcagaatttATCTTACCCTAGTAACCATAGATGTACCATAAACCAACTCCCCAGAGCCATCTgctctgaaaatgttttttttccattgttcCAGGACCCATTTTCCTTAACTGCCTGGTCCTGTTTTTGTAAACTTGTTTACATGCAAAAGCCGCTCCCTATGATTTTGCCCTACAAAAAGGGCTTGAGAAATTGGCTTGAGGCTGGTCTCAGGAACCCTGCCTTAGGGGAAGACAGCAGCTGAACTGATTACAGAAGCAAGATCAGGTAGTTAAGGAAAATGGGTACATAGAGAAAAAGATTCTCCAaggggggcagggggagaaaCGGGTCAGGATGGGGACGGACACACCTTGGGAAGCCAAAAAATCCAGACAGGTTAAACCCACTAGTAACAGAAAAGGTAGGAAATGATGCTGGGCAAACTATAAACGTGAACATGCAATATCTATCAGTAGGCTTGCAGGCGTAATAAAGATGAATTCTCCACAGCATGAGAGTGAAAGACCCATGCAACAGGGCTCACATGGAGGGGCTTTATATTAGgggaaagaaaatgggaaaaggggggggggagtcagacactctgggagtgggggagagagggcgggagagagatgggaggtgagcaaggcccaccttttaaaggggacatagtgaatgtgcacagcaGGTGTTCTTAGcagctgcagctgaggatgtatcctgtcaggaccccaagggcagaccagtacagatgcctgaatactaacactcACCCTGTGGTTTGGTTTCAAAGGTCTGATATGCAACATATGAAAAGGCTGTCTCTGAAAGAAAAAGGagtaagaagaagaaggaggagaagaaataaaattaccttAAATTGAGCAAGACCAggtgtgtacttttttttttttttattttgtatgcattgGTTGTTTTGACATgggtgttgggttccctggaactggtggtacagacagttgtaagctgctgggaaatgaacccgggtcctctggaagaacaaccagtgctcttaaccactgagccatctctccagccccccaagagtgtactttttttttttttttttttttttttcgagacagggtttctctgtggttttggagcctgtcctggaactagctcttgtagaccaggctggtctcgaactcacagagatccgcctgcctctgcctcccaagtgctgggattaaaggcgtgcgccaccaccgcccggctccaagagTGTACTCTTAACAGCATGTTTAGAAACGAGCTGACCTCTCTATGAACATATTTGTCACTCCAGTGCTCTCGTTGTCTGCTGAAATTAATCTTTTTCCACTCTTCTTGGCTGAGCTTAATTTGACTCTGCATACACCAAGATGGGAGCCCACCGCATTCGGTCACATTACTAATGTTGACTTGAAACTACAGCTTTCACCTCAAATGGGGTTAAAATTGGTTCTGGACGctgggtggcacacacttttaatcccagcactcaagaggcagagataggcggatctctgtcagttcgaggccagcctggtatacagagtgagttccaagacagactccaacgCTACaagcaaatgaaattaaaatgaaaaacaaaaagtttattcTGAAGCTAAATTTGAGTGATCATAGCTCGGGAACAAATATTCAGGTCTTCTCAAGTACAATGTTCCAAGGTAGAAGCAGTTTTGTGGAGCTTTTACagtaacagaataaagaaaatttaaaatcaaggCATTCTAAAAATATACTGGTGGAGACATTAGTCAGTCACAGGCAGAGAAGTCTCACCTACAGGCCCATGAGCTATCCGAACACATTCTTAGCCTTTTGATTGGTGGAGAATAGCATTTTGTTAATCGTCTTTACCTGTTTTTCAGGATGTTAGGTCTGACACAAAGGTTGGGCAGTAAGGACTCTTTAAGGGGCAAAAGATAACCTGAGAGAAATAGTGTCAGCAACATTCTAAACTCTTTAAAGGCAAAAAACCATTTTGTTAGTTGACCAGGCTATGAAAGCAGCTTACTTCTAGGAATTCTGGTTTATACCAGCTAATATCacacttttgttttgtctttccatTTCCCAGGGCAGTGCGTCTAAATCCAAGACACAGGGCAGTGCGTAGGGGAGCACCCAACGGTGTGAAGCATTTCCATAAATTTGTTTCTAATGCTTATTCTCAACTGCATCCGTTAATCTTTCTCTTCCACAGAGTTCTGAACATCCTTTAACTACGAGAGGGCAAGTTTCAAGGCTCTGTGTTTGCCCCAACCTCAATTCTCCTGCAGGACAGCAGAACCTCccttgggaagaaaggaggaaagcagCAAACTCTAACATTAATTATGATTAACAACCTTACTTAGGATGTATATGTtacatgaaaataagaaaacgATAAGAAACTGTCTCTAACATGATACAACAGAGTAGAACCAAACTACTGATCCCTGCCTCGGGAAGCCTGCTTGCCCCTCGCTCCTCTGAGGAGGAAATGCAATCTGTTCTCCTCCGGGAAACGACACCACCAATATCCACTTAGACAAGTTCTGTTTGCTAAAGACAAAACCGTTCTAAGAGAAATCTGCAAATTTTCAACGTACAAACTACAGTTTGTCCTTTATATCCAAGCGCTGAGAATCCCACCCGCCTCAACAGCCTTAGGATCTAGAATCAACACCTTAAACTCAGAGGTCCCAAAAGTCCTGAAAAAGCGTCCAGTCTCCGCGCCCCCGGAAGTAGAGACCTGTAGCGGAAGGCTGCGGTTGGCCCCGCCCTCCAGCCTCCTGCGTTCATTTCCGCCTCCTGCCGCACTTCCGGTGCGGAGACCACACACCCCGACCCCTCCAGGACCCCATGGCTGCTCCCGGGCCGGTGGAGCTGGGCTTCGCCGAGGAGGCACCGGCCTGGAGGCTGCGCAGCGAGCAGTTCCCGAGCAAAGTGGGCGGGCGGCCCGCGTGGCTCGGCCTGGCGGGGCTGCCGGGGCCCGGGGCGCTGGCGTGCGCGCGCTGCGGCCGCCCGCTCGCCTTCCTGCTGCAGGTGTACGCGCCGCTGCCCGGCCGGGACGACGCCTTCCACCGcagcctcttcctcttctgctgtCGCGAGCCGCCGTGCTGCGCCGGCCTGCGAGGTGAGCGGCCCGCCCGGGGGCAGGGCCGAGGCTGTGGGTGCCCCGGGTCAAACCTCGGAGTGGGATGAGCCGGTTGATGTGGGCAGTTGGAGTCGGGTAATAGAAACTGTCTCTTAGAAACGTGCCCCTACCTACAGATTTTCATAACTCTAATTGTTAGGCACGAACGCTTCCCGGTTTTATCCCCTCTCCTGTAAGAACTCCTCCCTGAAAGAAAAGACTTTACTCTTCCTCTTTATGCGGAGGTGAAGAAGGTTCAAgtgtttggattttgtttcaCTAAAAACCTTTATACTTTCCATAACTCTTCGTTTCAGTTTTTCGTAATCAGCTACCGAGGAAAAATGTGTTTTACTCATACGAGCCACCTTCTGAGACGGGAGCTTCAGACAGTGGAGAATGTGCGTGCCTCCAGCTTAAGACAGGAGCCCATCTCTGTAGGGTTTGTGGCTGCCTGGGCCCTAAAGCCTGCTCTAGGTGCAAGCAGGCACATTACTGCAGTAAGGAGCATCAGACACTGGACTGGCGGCTGGGACACAAGCAGGCTTGTGTACAGTCAGGTAAGACATCCGTTTCCAGCAGTTTCGGTGCCTTGGTCAACCCAGATACTTTAATTTCTGATTGAAgttgaaattagaaaacaaaatactttaGAAAGTTTTAGAACTGGTAACATGAATACTTTAATAATGAAAGTGGTGTTGAAATCATATGAACATCTTGAGTATTGGCTTTTAGACTCCCTAGTCAAAAATAGAACCAGCTAAACACAGTAGTTAACAGCAGTCATGTATAGTGTCACTGTCTTCTGGTCGATGGCACATGCACCCCTGATAATGAATTCTTTTGGGCTAGTCTCATGAAGTTGTGTATAATATCCAGTACATTGATAACAAGTGACTGTATTAACAGTTGGTATATTTATTGTACCATTTAATCTTACTTTAGCctagtatgtattttaaaaatattgagccAGTGGTGGTGACacctgtctgtaatcctagctctcaaGATGCAGGAGGAGTTTGAGGCccatctgggctacacagtgagatcctgactcAGAACTGAGCTTGCTGTGCTATACAGGCAGCAGCTTTACACATTTAATGCCATTACTTCACTGGATGCCTGGCGTCCGGCTACACAGTGATTGTCCTATGCCATAGTGACTGATGAAATGCTTTAGAAATGGGAAAATTTTAGATCATCTTAAAACTAAATGTTTATTAATGATGCTAATAACTTTCTTGTAGATCCTTTAAACCAGACAATTCCAGATCACAACTTCCTGTTTCCAGAATTTGAAATTAtaacagaagcagaagatgagatTATACCCGAGGCTGTAGAAATGGAAGATTATTCTGACGTCACAGAAAGCATGGGTAAGGACTTGGCATATAAGTTTTACAGTACTATGACCAAATACACTTTAGGAAAAACACTTCAGGGAGGAGAGCCTCCATCAGTATGTCGGTGGTGAAACAGAAGATCATGGTGGGAGATTATCGGTGGTGAAACAGAAGATAATGGTGGGAGATTGTAGATGAAAACAGTAACTGCAGAATGTATGACAAGGGCCCTTTGTAACAGTGTTTTAATTCTACTTTTAGATCCATACTTTGGTTACTGTCTCTAGAGTTCATGTGCTAGGGCTGTGTCGAGGCTGAAGTAGTGCCCAACACACTTGTGATCATGAGTCCAGCTTTCACACTCTAAGGTTGCTCATGCGGGGGCTCACTGAACACACTTGGCCTGTGCTTCCAGGGTGGAAACCAAGTTCTGGGTATCATGTGTTTGAACAAAGAACTTAAGTTTTATGGTTTGATTCTAGATCTTGCTGACAGTAGGATTTCAATTTCTAAACCACAAGGTGAGGCTTATAGAAACCAAATTAGGCTCTCAGTTCTTGGTTCATGCTCGGTAACAGGGACACACAGTGGGAAGAAGGCACCCAGGAGTCAGGAATCCAAACAAGTGAATGTCTTGTGACTGTTAGAAAGGTGAgatatgtggggctggagagatggctcggagctTAAGAATCTAGGAGTGGATGCACATGAACTACCGATGTAAGTAGGATGTGTCTGCTCGTGTATACTGTTGATCACATTTTTACAAGTGGCAAGTCATGAAAATGTTTTCCTACATAAAGGAAGTTAACAGGAGGGATGACATGCTCAAGAATTGTGATTGtaagaaggaccttggtctttccgcagggcagggaatttggactgctcttcagtatcgagagggagggggaatggagtggggggaggagaagaggagtggggatagggggagggaagtggggggagggcaatatttgggaggaggggagggaaatgggaaataggtggaaattttaattaaaaaagaataaaaataaataaataagtaaaaaaaaaagaattgtgattGTAGGACCTGACAATCATTTATGAGTGAGCATTAGATAAGAAGCAATCATAAAAGTAAACAGTTGAATTATATATCCACATAATTCTACATGACTTCAAACCAGTGATTTGACAGATGTGtatctaataaaatatatttcaagagTGGGAAAAAAGCGATGGGCACGTTTTTCTTTGGAAGTAGATCCtcatataggccaggctggccttgaactctgcctcctgattgcaaATATTACAGGTGTTATACATTTTATATCTGACCGCTgttattttattaagtaaattaaTATATTAGGTCTGAGGAAATAGTACAGATTTGCAGAAAGTAGGTCTGAATTTTTTTATTGGAAGATGGTAGCAACTCATAAGTACTTTataacaaagatttaaaaatctttagatttttaaaaattgttaagatTGTGAAATTTTAGAAATTGTTAGATCATCTCATTTATAGTTGGTACTCCAGATCTATAAAATGATCTATTTAGAGAGATAGCTGATTCCAGAACTACTgaggaaataatgaaagaaagtgGTTATTATTGGAAATTGAAGTTAATAGTTAAGAATTCAAttatcacacctttaatcccagcacttgggaggcagaagcaggtggatctctgtgagttcaaggacagcaaaggctgttatacagagaaaccccatctcaaacacAACACCCACCCCTCAGTCATCAGTGGATCCTAGTGGTACAGACCTACAATATCAGCTACTCAGTAGGCTTAAGATGAGATGATTTTAAGTCCAAGGCCTTGGAGGGCTACCAACTGGGGTCAAGGCAAGCCTGAACAAATTCATGAGGCCCTAACCAGACGAATAAAAACAGGACGGGCTTTGGAACTCAGGGCATTTTGCCCAGCATGTATCAGGCTCTAGATTCAATTCCTGATTCAGAAAAGCAGAAACTTCATTAATCATCAATTATTATCTGTAAGTGACTGGGGGAATCTTGAAATTTGATTTGAAGCTGGCTCTTCATAACAACTACAGCACTTCTACTTTTGTGCATGTTCAACATTCACAAGATAAACATTTTCAGAATGCTTCCCTGAAGTGACTGTCCAAGCTGAGAATTAGTTTGGGCTGCAAGGAGAAAGAgattgggagggagggaagggacagGGTCACCTGTGGAGTAGCTTAAGGCTTTGCCTCTTCCCTTGAGAACACCAATGTGAGGGAGTGTGCATTCTCCATGCATCCTGGCTATTTATGGCAGGAAGTGCCATTAATTAACGCCTCCCCCAATTTATCAAAATGGTGACATTGAATTTCAGCTTATCTGACTCAGGATATTAAGTTTGTATTTTGATACACGTTACCACACTGTGTTGGCAGCCACTGGTCTGCTGGAAAACTGGCTGTGGAACAGGAACTGGCACTGATGGGTGAGATGGAAGGAGGCTTGAAGGAAGAATCCAGATGGTTTGAGCACGGCAGTGATGAGGACACCATTGCAGGGAGCCCCAAGACGCACTGCTATAGTTCTGAGCCACcattcacattttaatttgaagCCCTAAAGACTAGATCTATAATGATTACATGTTACCTACAAATAGGTACTAAAATTACTTGAACAGAGAATCTAATTATGTTAACTAGGTTCTCCATACATTTGAACGGCTAAATTGTGGGGATTATCCAGTATTCCATAATTATTGTGTTGGTTTTTTCCCCCCAGGGAGGATACCCGAGGAAGAACTAGATTCCATGGCAAAGCATGAATCCAAGGAAGATCacatttttcaaaagtttaaatCCAAAATAGCCCTTGAACCAGAACAGGTAAAATGGGATTTATACCTCTTCACTGTGTTCTCAAACTTATAAAACCACTATGATTCACATGCCCATACACTGTGTACATTATATATGTACagaattccaaaaaaaaaaaaaaacacataaacaaaaatcccTAAAGGCAACTTCCTAAACACACTGGAGCAAGTGAACAACAAGGGTAACAGGAAGCTTTGGTCTGTCCGTAACACTAGGTGGTTTTAGCAATGGTGATACAAGTTAAACAAGAGAGGAAAAACACTCTGAAGCTGATTATAGTGAATTTAcccttttttaaacaatttaaccAAACACTATGTCTGACTACATACATATCCCTTTTTCAGTACTTAAGGATCTTGGCTATACATGAAGCCAAGTACTGACTGCTATGGCCACATTTTGTACGTAGACTCACAGTTGTATGGTAATGAGTTATTCTTAACTGAGATTCTAACACTGTGGGGCCAGTGCCTGCTGCTGAGTCAGATGACTGAGTCTGCTTCTggggacccacatagtagaagcaGTTGACTCTCACaggttaccctctgacctccacgagtgctgccatgtgtacacacaatttttaattgtttaaaaaggCCCTGACATGTTAGGGAAGAAATGAGCTGAAATAATGGCTTTGAGGTTTGGGTGTTGGTAGTGCACAGAAGAAGCACATGGGGATCCTCTAACTGATCCTCATACCATGTTTCCATGGGGAATTCTTAGATGAGATGTACTCCTTGTTACCTTCTAGATTCTCAGGTACGGAAGAGGTATTAAACCCATCTGGATTTCTGGTGAAAATATCCCTCATGAAAAAGATATTCCAGATTGCCCCTGTGGTGCCAAGAGGATATTTGAATTCCAGGTATGACCTTAAATAATGACTTTTTAAGAAAACTGGACCAAAATATAGGTATTAAAATATTACTCTGTCTTCTCCCTAGGTCATGCCCCAGCTGCTAAACTACCTCAAGGCAGACACACTGGGCAGAAGTGTGGACTGGGGCATCCTGGCAGTCTTCACCTGTGCTGAGAGCTGTGACCTGGGCACTGGCTACACAGAGGAGTTTGTGTGGAAACAGGATGTGACCAATACACCCGGACAAGGGCTAAATCCTTAAAACCGTTCCTTATGCCTCAGGACCCCACAATTCCATCTCTAGGACTTTATCCTAAGAAAGTAGTTACCAAAGACTTACATAAGTATAAAAATGTTGCTTGATACATTATTTACAATGTCTCTGTATTACTAAAACAAGTGTCCAAGGATGGGACTTTCATTTTTTGTATGTCCATAATGAAGGGTGACACTTGGTGCTACAGACATACATGGGTGCCCAGGGGGTACAGGGTATCATACCAGGATGTCACACTTATGTTGATGGCATGTtaatagacatacatatatgtgtacataggaataatctggagagatggctcagttgattgTAATTACTATTAGTTATTTTTTTGCCTGTGTGTTAGGTGCACCACATATATGCCTGGTGCCTTTAGAGGCCATAAGACAATGTGGAGttcccctagaactggacttaGACACTTGGGAGAtgctatgggtgctgggaatcaagcctgggtccctgcaggagcagccagagccagctctccagctgtTAAGAGGgcttgctactcttccaaaggaaccaagttcagttcctagcacccaaatcaggaagctcacagctccagagaatctgatgacCTTTTCTGGCCCGTGGGCACCCAGTACATGTGGCATAGCTCATACAGGTGCATAGAAcatacaaataagcaaaaactaaaaaagagTATCTGGGAAGGAGCCCTGTGTTTTCCTTCTGTAACCTGCCACATGGCAGCACTTCCCACCTCCATGTGGgttaaagagggagggagggagggagggagggagggagggagggagggagggaaaactggagCCGTCCATACTATCTAGTTCCAGAACAAGGAAAAACTGAACTTTGTTAGTCTGAGTAGGATGAAGGAACCAGTAAAGAAGTCGTGGTACCAGGCTTGGTAGGAGCCTGGATTTTAGAAGGCCCTACTTCATCTGGCCTTGAAGAGCCAAGGGGACCTGCTGATAGAGACTGAGAAACAAGGGCTTTGTCTTTCCTTTACAAATACTCTGCACAGACTGCATTCACAATGACTGAGGAAGGTGAACAGTGAAGGAACTGTCCCTGGAAGCAACAACCTGACTGACTGAAGGGAGGCACTGGGGCCATCTTTCAGGTATGGGATGTTCTGTATGGTTCACTGCCAAGCCACGTGACCGAATCTTAAGATGTGAGCAGGGCTTCCAGTCCTCATCCATTCACAAGTGAATTCCCGTCGTCAGACACCCACACTGAGACAAACCTGAGAAAGCTGTTGTGTTGTTACTTTAGCCTCCTTGCTCACCCtggtttgttttcgagacagggtttctcagtgtatctctggctgtccttgaaatacagagatctgcctgcctctgcttcccaagtgctgccaCCCTGAATCTTAATCTAGCAATCTTCTAAATTTTAAGAGGTTATATCACAGTCTACTACCATTGACTATCTGGCTATACTTATTACACAAAGTCCTGGCTTATGAGTTCATACCATGTATGTGTACATTAAAATACACATACAACCATTTAGAGATTCCTACAAGggtcatttattatttatcaagCTACTTTTAAGGAAAGATGCTGTTCATTTTTACTTGAGGTAAGAACCACATAGAACTGGTATTAGAGCACACAGCCATGGAAGGCATTAGCATCAACTTGAGCAAACATGTAGAAACACACCTACTCAGGAAAAGACCAGGACAAAGAGATGCCAAGTCTGACTTCACATCCCAAATTATCAGTAATCCTGTCCACTCAAAATGTATTACAGAAGGGTCTGAATGCTGAGACCTTTAAAAGTCAATATACTAAAGTATTTATAAACAGCAAGGGCTATTATTTGGGAACATCCCCAGGTGGTATGGACATAGACCCAGCCAGGTGCACTCAGGAGTATGACCTTGGAGGCCACAAACTGAGTGCCTGACCAGTCTGGGCTAGACACAGCAAGATCCCTTCTTACTACACTAtcttggttggtttttgttagtttgacacaaacctagacctatctgggaagaaggaatcttgaGAAAATAGTTCCATAAGATTGACCTATAGGCCAGTCTGTGGGATACACTCTTGATTGATATGGGAGAGCCCAGCtcaatgtgggtggtgccacctcaGGGCAGGCTGAGCGAGTCAGTGGGCAGTGTTGTTTCACAGTCCTTCTTTAGCTCCTACCCTGTCTTCCCTTCATGAAGGACTACAactataagctgaaataagcccttttgtcccaagctgcttttggtcatagtattttatcacagcagtagaaaacctAAGACAGCCACTTTCTTAGAAAGACTGCTGCATGTGTAATCTAGGGACAGTACACTTTAGTGCATGCTAATCTGCAATCCGCTTATGGCCTTCAGAATTAAAGGGTTCTACTCTGGGGGTATGTCAGTCACAGAGGTCATTCCTTGCAGGCACAAATCCTGTGTTCTAGCCCCAGTATGTCAAAAATAACAAGGATAAAAAATATGCATAATACAGAAATGGTTAAAACCTTGGCAAGACACAGTGGCTCATGAGACTTACCATCCCAGCTATTTGAGAGAGCAAGGCAGAATCACTGAGTTCACGGCCACCTGGGCTGTAGGAGTCTAACCGTgtcaccctgtctcaaacagaacaggaaagaaggaaaaaagcaagGCACTTTAAAGTCCCAGccactgaaatattaaaaataaataccagaaagaagaaacaagattACTACTTTTCAAAATTACCACGTGCCTAGAACTTAGGGTTCCAATGCAGTCAACTACTaacagcagcaggaacaggagCTCAATAAACAGATTggaaaaagttaaatataaattAGTATTTTTCCTTAAAGTGTTatgaaaaaataagaaaccatGTTCAAATAATTAACTTTTATGACATGAAAATGCTCCATATAAAAGGAAttctaaaacctaaaaaaaaaaaaaaaaccatcttgaAGAAACGTACTAGAATGATGTCCTTCCCAAACATCAGTAACACCTAGGAGGTGCAGGAAGGGGTACTTTGTATACTTTTGGGGAGTTGGGCTCTAGTACTGATTTGTTAAAACTTGGAATACATAAATTGTTTACATCAATTCCCCTTGTAAAAGTATATTATAGAAATTTATGTATTCAAAATACACATATGAGAATACCTGGGCCATACTGCATAACAGTGTGCACTAGAGGTAACAAGGACCATCACTAAGGGAATGGTTCAAATCAAGGTATTTAGGACATTACATTGCTGTTCTTGGAAGTGTAACTGACACACTGTAaagacaaaaaaccaaaacaagtcaCCAAAGTACTGAaccaaaaacaagataaaaagtaGCTCCGAAGGACAGAATTGCACATTAAAAACTTAAAGAGCAACACACCTTAACCCCCTAGCCCACAGTTCTTTCCCACCCTTGGTCCTGAGTGGCATGGTAACTTGTGAGCACTGAGACCGAAGCCTTACTCTCCCAACTGCTGGTGTTCAGTGGCACTCCTCTCAGCCTTGTTACCTCAGAATGGTACCTAGTAACCCCAAGTTCCAGGGGCTAATGCCACTGAGAGCAGTCCCTCGCTAGTgcccctctgcctgctgccacatcaGGTATACGGGAGGGCTCAGGGTGAGAAGACACTAATCTGGAAGTTACCTGGGGAAAGAACAGCTAAGGATGGAAAGAAAGACTTCTTTCTGATTGCACATACTCTGAGCTGTGCACAATATACTTTTACAATTAAAAAACAGGACATAAAATGCTCCCAAATAACCCAAGGCTTCATAAGTGTCCACCTTGTATTCAAGAGAAAAAAGCCATAACCAAAATGCTACATCAGAGAAGCTAG
This genomic window from Chionomys nivalis chromosome 2, mChiNiv1.1, whole genome shotgun sequence contains:
- the Pdcd2 gene encoding programmed cell death protein 2 isoform X1 gives rise to the protein MAAPGPVELGFAEEAPAWRLRSEQFPSKVGGRPAWLGLAGLPGPGALACARCGRPLAFLLQVYAPLPGRDDAFHRSLFLFCCREPPCCAGLRVFRNQLPRKNVFYSYEPPSETGASDSGECACLQLKTGAHLCRVCGCLGPKACSRCKQAHYCSKEHQTLDWRLGHKQACVQSDPLNQTIPDHNFLFPEFEIITEAEDEIIPEAVEMEDYSDVTESMGRIPEEELDSMAKHESKEDHIFQKFKSKIALEPEQILRYGRGIKPIWISGENIPHEKDIPDCPCGAKRIFEFQVMPQLLNYLKADTLGRSVDWGILAVFTCAESCDLGTGYTEEFVWKQDVTNTPGQGLNP
- the Pdcd2 gene encoding programmed cell death protein 2 isoform X2 encodes the protein MAAPGPVELGFAEEAPAWRLRSEQFPLAFLLQVYAPLPGRDDAFHRSLFLFCCREPPCCAGLRVFRNQLPRKNVFYSYEPPSETGASDSGECACLQLKTGAHLCRVCGCLGPKACSRCKQAHYCSKEHQTLDWRLGHKQACVQSDPLNQTIPDHNFLFPEFEIITEAEDEIIPEAVEMEDYSDVTESMGRIPEEELDSMAKHESKEDHIFQKFKSKIALEPEQILRYGRGIKPIWISGENIPHEKDIPDCPCGAKRIFEFQVMPQLLNYLKADTLGRSVDWGILAVFTCAESCDLGTGYTEEFVWKQDVTNTPGQGLNP